From the Tepidimicrobium xylanilyticum genome, the window ACTATTCCAGTTACTTTAGAACAAGCCAAAAAGAATGGAATCCAAGATGAAATTGCAGATTTTGTCATTCCCCTATGTGCTACCATCCATCTATCAGGAAGTACCATTACTTTGGTTAGCTGTTCCATGGCAATTATGATGTTAAATGGAATGACCACTAACTTTGGGATAATGTTTTCTTTCATACTGATGCTCGGCATTACAATGGTTGCTGCACCTGGAGTCCCTGGTGGCGCTGTCATTGCAGCTTTAGGTCTATTGGAATCCATGTTAGGCTTCACTCCTGCTATGCTTTCACTGATGATAGCGTTATACGTAGCCCAAGACAGCTTTGGCACTGCAGTTAACGTTACGGGAGATGCTGCCATAGCTTTAATAGTAAATAGGATATCAGGGTTTAAATTAGAAAAATAATATGAAATAGGAAGGAATTAAATTACATATTCCTTCCTATTTTATATTGCTAATACTAATATATTTGTTCCAAGTTTCTTTTATCTAGGAAAAAATTGGTAAATCTTCTAGCTTCCGATTTCATTTTCATATCTGATTTTACAATAAAATCTACATCCCAAAAGGCTGCTGGTACATCTAATGGAATGCAGCGAATATTATCATATCTATCTATAACAGTTAATCTTCTACAAATATAAATATTCCTTTGTTTAATTCCACTAAATCATAAACTAACTTTAAATCATGACTAGATTTATAATATACATCTGGCTTAATTCCTGCTTTGTGTAAGTTATTTATAAGCATATCCTGCATACGGAAGGCATCTGCTAAAAATATAAATTTTTGCCCTCTTAAATCTTCAAATTTAATACTTTTTTTCTTTGATAAAGGATTATTCTTGTTCACTATTACTATTAGGTTTTCCTTTATTAAATGTATATATCTAAGCCTGTTTTGATCATTGGGTTTAACAGTCAGAGCTAAATCTAAATTTCCATACTTTGGCACATCCAAGTTTTTTTGCTTCTTCACCAAATAAGTTGATGGTCCCTTCTCCGTAGATTATGGGACATACTTGTCCGTATCTTGCCATATTATACCTCCTTATTTTATAATTTGTAAGCTAATTCAAATCCAGTTTCCATAGCATTTCTAATTCTTCCAGTCTTATTAGCATCTCCTAGTACAAATACATTGCTGAATTCTTC encodes:
- a CDS encoding LysR family transcriptional regulator substrate-binding protein translates to MPKYGNLDLALTVKPNDQNRLRYIHLIKENLIVIVNKNNPLSKKKSIKFEDLRGQKFIFLADAFRMQDMLINNLHKAGIKPDVYYKSSHDLKLVYDLVELNKGIFIFVED